A stretch of DNA from Methanolinea mesophila:
ATCCTGACGGCGTACACGCCGCTGGAAACCTCGTTCATGAACGAAATGCGATAACCGGGATTCGAACCCGGGCTAGAGGCTTGGGAAGCCCCTGTCCTACCACTAGACTATTATCGCCCGCTGATGCATAATCTTATTGCGGCCATTCTGTCTTAAAACTTGTTTTCGTGGTTTGATGAACAGTTCTCCGATCCGTGGTTCCTGCTGTGTCCGCCAGCCGTAAGCTGTATCTCCCTGATGACCTCCCGGTGATACGCGAGCAGCATATCGCTGATCACTCCGAACATGAAGACCTGGAACCCCACGACGATCAGGAGCACCGTGAGGATGGTGAGGGGCAGGTGGTCGATATGCTGGAACCATTCGTAGAGGACGTAGGCGCCGGTCACAAACCCGGCGATCATGATGACAATCCCGATTATGCCGAAATAAAACAGGGGATTGTTCATCTTCGCGAGCCGGTATATGGTGGAGGTGATCTTGAGCCCGTCGTGAAATGGATTCAGTTTTGTCGGCGTGCCCGGCCTCTTCCTGTACCGGACCGGGACGATGGCGATCTTCTGGTTCATCCGGACCGCCTCCGCGGAGATCTCGGTCTCGATTCCGAACCCGCCCTCGTGGAGCTGCATCTGCCGGACCGCTTCCCCGGAAAATGCACGGTATCCGGAGAGGATGTCGTTCAGGTAGCGGGCGTGCGCGAGTTTGAAAAGTCGGTTAAGAACCTGGTTCCCGAAAAAGTTCAGCCTCGAGAACGCCTCCCGGTTCTGATCGGTCAGCCGGTCCCCGATGACGTGATCGCAGCCTGAGAAGAGGGGCTCGAGCATCCTGTCCGCATCCTCCGGAAGATACGTCCCGTCCCCGTCGACCATGAGGATATAGGGCTTCTCAATCAGGTCGAATGCCTGGATGAGGGCATTACCCTTCCCTTTTCCTGACTGGACCACGACACGTGCTCCTTCGTGCTCCGCGACCGACCGGGTGTTGTCACTGCTCCCCCCGTCGATGACCAGGATGTCACGGTAGCCCTGTTCTCCGAGCTCCCGGATCAGGGAACCGACGGTGAGCCCCTCGTTAAGGGTCGGGATAAGCACGGTGACCTGGTCTTTTTGCACGCTCATCGGGATATTATTTAAATGCTCTTCACATAAGTCCTTGCATGCATCTCCAGAAAAAAGGGGTGCGCGTACTCGGAATCGCAGAAAGCTTCGCGTCCAGGAAGACTTCAGTGCTCGCCGGGGTGGTGATGCGGCGGGACCGGAGGATCGACGGGTTCAGGTGTGCCGCGGTGACTGTCGGCGGCGTGGACGCAACGGATGCGGTCCTTTCTCTCTACGCGGAGATGGATCGCAGGGATATCAACGCGATCATGCTTTCCGGCTGCGTCATCGCGTGGTATAATATCATCGATCCTGCGACGGTTGCGGAAAAGACCGGCCTCCCGGTCGTGGTGGTGACCTACGAGGATTCCACCGGGCTGGAAGAGGACCTTGCGAAACATTTTCCCGGGGATTCAGACCGACTGGAGCGTTACCGGGACCTCGGGTCACGGGAGGCGTTCTCCCTGCACACCGGGCATACCCTCTTTCTCCGGGCATTCGGCATCGATTTCCGTGAAGCGGGAAGGCTCTGCGACATCTTCACCCTCGACGGGAAGATCCCCGAGCCGCTCCGGGTCGCCCGGCTCTGTGCCCGGGGAGTCATGCATTATACGCAAAACTGGAGATGATCCGGTTTCCGGGCCGGTAGTAGACGTCCATCCTGATAGTATCGCCGGGCCGGAACGTCCCGTCGGTAAAATCTACCAGGATTTTCTCGCGCGGGTTCCATGAGAGCCCCGAACATCCCATTCCTCCCATATACTGGACGCCGAAATGGTGTGTGGAGATGAAATTGTACCCGTTGAAGGTCTCTATTGCGCAGTTCACCCGCTCGCCGTTCCGGAAGAACTCGGCCCGAAGATCGTCGTTTGTAAAAGACGCCGTTCCATTGTGGATGAGGAGCACCCGGGAGTCGTAGTTCAGGACGCCGTACTCGTTCGAATGGTAAACTGCCCTGATCTCCATGAACGACGGGACGAACGGGTCACCGGGACCGAACCAGTTCACGAAGCCGAGGAGCACCGCAAGGAGGATCGCCCCGAGCATGATGGTGAGCGCTATCATGATGAGCACCCCGGTGGTCTGGGAGTCGCCGGATTCGGGATCAGGACGCGTCAAACTATTCGAGGTTCATTCCGGGTTCAATAAATTTGCCGGAATGATCCCGGGAGCAGTACCGGACCTGTGCCATTATGAGTATTTAATCCCGGATCGCCTCCCTGACCATGGCGAACCGGGTTCACTCCGTGATCCTGCGTGAACCGGTTCGTTGCACGTGCCCCTGTTCCGGGGCCCGGATCTCAAAGGATGTAACAGGACGGTCAGGACGGAGGGATGAACGTCCGGTTCTCCCTCATAAAGACCCAGTAGCCTTTTCCGGGGACGATGATCTGACTATCGCTGTGCACCCCGCTCCCTCCCTGGATGATGGACGGTTCGTATACCTGGCCGACGGCATCGAACCCTATCATCATCACCCAGGACGAGTTCACCGGCGCCATGCCGTTCGCCGCGGTTGCGCTCGTCATACCGGGGATGCCGAACCCGTTCCACCCGGCCACCAGCGGCCTGCCTGCGTACGTCTGGTTATCCGAGAGGACCAGGCCGACACGCATCGGGTCCCGTGAATAAATCCAGATATTGTCCATCGCACTCAGGTTGTCATCCCTCGCCAGGGTCACCCATTCTTCCGAGGTCGCATTATAGGAGAACAGGCTGTGTGCCATGGTATCGACGCCGAAGAACACCACCCCGGGGGTGTTATACCCTGGTTCCAGGTTGACCGGGATAGAGATGAAGTTCCAGCCGGTGTAGAGCGTCAGGTTCCCCCCCGAGGGAGGCGGGGGCGTAGGGGTCGTGGGCAGTGTGGTCGGTGTCCCGGTCGCGGTGGGGCTCGTGGTCGGAGTGGTGGTGATCGTAGTGAGCGTGGGCGTAGGGCTCAGGGTAGTCGACGTCGGCGTGGGTGTGGCCGTGGTCGGGGTCGGGGTCACGGTAAAGGTGGGTGGAGGGGAGAGCGTGGGGGATATCGTCGGGGTCGGCGTTATCGGGACCAGAGTGGCGATTACCGTCGTGGTAGAGCCCGCCTGGATGGATACCTGGGTCTCGAAGCGTTGATACCCGGTCTTCTCTATTGCCACGCTGTGGGTTCCCGCCTGGACCCCCGGCAGGAACAGCGGGGTGGTCCCCACGACCACATTGTCCAGTATGACCGAGGCATCCGTCGGCGATGAGAACACCTGGAGGGTTCCGCCCCCGGTACCGGTCGTTGTCGGAGTCGGGGTCATTGTCGTTACCGTTGGCGTGGGGGTGCCCGTTGTCGGGGTCGGAGTCACCGTTGTTACTGTCGGGGTAGGAGTGCCCGTTGTCGGGGTTGGGGTTACGGTCGTTACCGTCGGTGTCGGTGTACCCGTTGTCGGAGTCGGGGTTAACGTCGTGACTGTCGGCGTTGGAGTTCCCGTAGTCGGGGTAGGGGTTAGGGTAAATGTGGGAGGCGGGGACAGGGTGGGGGATATCGTCGGGGTCGGCGTTATCGGGACCAGGGTTGCAATCACCGTCGTGGTAGAGCCCGCCTGGATGGACGCCTGTGTCTCGAAGCGATGATACCCGGTCTTCTCTATTGCCACGCTGTGGGTTCCCGCCTGGACCCCCGGCAGGAACAGCGGTGTCACCCCCACCGGAA
This window harbors:
- a CDS encoding endonuclease dU: MHLQKKGVRVLGIAESFASRKTSVLAGVVMRRDRRIDGFRCAAVTVGGVDATDAVLSLYAEMDRRDINAIMLSGCVIAWYNIIDPATVAEKTGLPVVVVTYEDSTGLEEDLAKHFPGDSDRLERYRDLGSREAFSLHTGHTLFLRAFGIDFREAGRLCDIFTLDGKIPEPLRVARLCARGVMHYTQNWR
- a CDS encoding PEGA domain-containing protein, producing the protein MTLSDSAGIILGTLAILLIFSPVVAQDQEYVIDFIANITLGEAPLVVEFTDISTVPGEVRFRSWNFGDGTVSPTMDAQVVHEYIDPGIYSVRMDRSDEFGSHSLIKYDYIQVTSGPIPTPTPTTSVTTATPTTTVSPTTTTPTPTPTLGPEVPPSEFYGPVILNGASAPPGTVVSGYINGELRGSITVTTTGTYGGSGPFDPRLVIHAYEQDFSGGAPVIQFTVGGLPAGQTAVFQSGSVRELGLTAGSSTPTPTVTTVTPTTTVTTATPTPTTGTPTPTVTTVTPTPTTITPTPTTTTITPTPTTGTPTPTVTPTQTGTLSGTLQVFSSPSDAQVFIDNVPVGVTPLFLPGVQAGTHSVAIEKTGYHRFETQASIQAGSTTTVIATLVPITPTPTISPTLSPPPTFTLTPTPTTGTPTPTVTTLTPTPTTGTPTPTVTTVTPTPTTGTPTPTVTTVTPTPTTGTPTPTVTTMTPTPTTTGTGGGTLQVFSSPTDASVILDNVVVGTTPLFLPGVQAGTHSVAIEKTGYQRFETQVSIQAGSTTTVIATLVPITPTPTISPTLSPPPTFTVTPTPTTATPTPTSTTLSPTPTLTTITTTPTTSPTATGTPTTLPTTPTPPPPSGGNLTLYTGWNFISIPVNLEPGYNTPGVVFFGVDTMAHSLFSYNATSEEWVTLARDDNLSAMDNIWIYSRDPMRVGLVLSDNQTYAGRPLVAGWNGFGIPGMTSATAANGMAPVNSSWVMMIGFDAVGQVYEPSIIQGGSGVHSDSQIIVPGKGYWVFMRENRTFIPPS
- the aglJ gene encoding S-layer glycoprotein N-glycosyltransferase AglJ produces the protein MSVQKDQVTVLIPTLNEGLTVGSLIRELGEQGYRDILVIDGGSSDNTRSVAEHEGARVVVQSGKGKGNALIQAFDLIEKPYILMVDGDGTYLPEDADRMLEPLFSGCDHVIGDRLTDQNREAFSRLNFFGNQVLNRLFKLAHARYLNDILSGYRAFSGEAVRQMQLHEGGFGIETEISAEAVRMNQKIAIVPVRYRKRPGTPTKLNPFHDGLKITSTIYRLAKMNNPLFYFGIIGIVIMIAGFVTGAYVLYEWFQHIDHLPLTILTVLLIVVGFQVFMFGVISDMLLAYHREVIREIQLTAGGHSRNHGSENCSSNHENKF